CAGAGATTATTCTATCTTTATATTCAATTTTTACCCCTCCCTTACAATATGCCCTTTTTTCCTTTAAAAATACCTCAATTGTCTCAGCCTTAATAGTCGCATTCCGTTCCTTATCAGAAACAATAACGCCACCCGAGGCGATAATTTTCTCTGGGTTTTCAATCTCTCCCTTTAGCTTTACAAGGGGTGCCTTAAGGGTAATAGAACCCCTCTTTAAAACAACATTTCCCTTTAAAACAAGAACCTGCTTCTCTTTATTCCAATTTGCACTATCTGATGTCATTGTCATTGTAAGGGGATAAAGCTTTGTTGCCAGAAGAAATAGAAAGAAGAGGGTCTTTAAAGATTTAGTATTCAAATTGCAAATTAAAACCCAATGAATTATAGGTGGTGTTATATCCGGTCTTTTCCATATTAGAGGATAGGGCTTTTATTCCATAAGATATTGTTGCAGAAACCTGTTTGTTTATCTTTTTTGTAGCAGAAATGAGAACAAGGCTTGTTCTATCTTTTCTCTTGTCAGATAGCCATTTTCCATCTTTATCCTCTGCCTTTTGGTTGGAAAAATTCTTCATTTCAAGGGAATAGGAAAGATTAAATTTAAGGTTTTTCCTCAAATAGCTTATCCAAGGGGCAAAACAATAAATGTTATAGTTATAGAATGAAGCACAAGAATCTGAAAGGGCTGTTCCTGTTGCATTAAATTTTACCTCATTGTAATTTGACCTCAGGAAGGAAAAGGAAGAATCCATTCCTAGATTAAGGTTTTCTTTTAAAGGATAGGAAAGATTGCCATTAAGGCTTATAACCCTATCTTTTTCCTTTTCGGCTGTATCTTTTCCAGAATTTATATC
This window of the bacterium genome carries:
- a CDS encoding LptA/OstA family protein; amino-acid sequence: MNTKSLKTLFFLFLLATKLYPLTMTMTSDSANWNKEKQVLVLKGNVVLKRGSITLKAPLVKLKGEIENPEKIIASGGVIVSDKERNATIKAETIEVFLKEKRAYCKGGVKIEYKDRIISGKQGVYEGLKNIAELKGSCTMIEAGRVFEAETMRYFIEEDGIEFEGSVKGKIEVK